The proteins below are encoded in one region of Vicingus serpentipes:
- a CDS encoding aryl-sulfate sulfotransferase has product MKIKKIFFVLTFLVGSVLSLKSQNTVGTIFNSLDAQDGYTLFAYTGDTITYLIDNCGQVVNQWNSEYGAGNSVYLLDDGGLIRCGKTPVTFFNAGGRGGLLEIFDWQGNLNWQFFYSDTLQSLHHDVALLPNGNILAIAFELKTKQESIDAGRDTSLLAENALWPEKIIEIKPIGFDSAEIVWEWHMWDHLIQDYDNTKPNFGVVEEHPELFNLNYAPKNKADWAHANAIDYNADLDQIILSLNFFNEFIIIDHSTSTLEAASSSGGLMGKGGDILYRYGNPESYNHGDSLDRINYSNHNVQWIADSLVDGGKIMIYNNGNGRPAGNYSSIDIIDPLTDAFGNYILEADTTFGPDFPEWSYVAPNPTDFYSPNISGAQRLPNGNTLICQGRDARLFEIDTNEDIVWEYWSPVTNGGILSQGDIPIGNRNVFRALRYEPSYLAFSGKDLTPGLPIELNPDLTDCLTTGVKDFKEFDSFNLSPNPVNDVLRIEINQLDVDFVRIYDISGQLVYESSFVAQIDISNLKSGLYFVSIGQNTRKIIKR; this is encoded by the coding sequence ATGAAGATTAAGAAAATATTTTTTGTGTTAACATTTTTAGTTGGTTCTGTTTTATCGCTAAAATCTCAAAATACAGTCGGTACCATTTTCAACAGCTTAGATGCTCAGGATGGTTATACATTATTTGCATATACTGGAGACACGATAACCTATTTAATTGATAATTGTGGTCAAGTCGTAAATCAGTGGAACAGTGAGTATGGAGCTGGAAATTCAGTTTATTTATTAGATGATGGAGGGTTGATTCGTTGTGGAAAAACTCCAGTAACTTTTTTTAATGCCGGAGGAAGAGGTGGTTTACTTGAAATTTTTGATTGGCAAGGAAATTTAAATTGGCAATTTTTTTATTCAGATACATTGCAATCTTTACATCACGATGTAGCATTATTACCTAACGGAAATATTTTAGCCATTGCATTTGAATTAAAAACAAAGCAGGAATCTATTGATGCAGGAAGAGACACTTCTTTGTTAGCTGAAAATGCGCTTTGGCCTGAAAAAATAATTGAGATTAAGCCTATTGGATTTGATAGTGCAGAAATTGTATGGGAATGGCACATGTGGGATCATTTAATTCAGGATTATGACAATACAAAACCAAATTTTGGTGTTGTAGAAGAGCATCCTGAGCTCTTTAATTTGAATTATGCGCCTAAAAATAAAGCAGATTGGGCTCATGCTAATGCAATTGATTATAATGCTGATTTAGATCAAATAATTTTAAGTTTAAACTTTTTTAATGAATTCATTATTATAGATCATTCTACAAGTACGCTCGAAGCTGCTTCGAGTTCTGGAGGTTTAATGGGTAAGGGAGGTGATATTTTATACCGATATGGAAATCCAGAATCATATAATCATGGAGACTCTTTAGACCGCATTAATTATAGTAACCATAATGTACAATGGATTGCAGATTCTTTAGTTGATGGAGGTAAAATAATGATTTACAATAACGGAAATGGTCGTCCAGCAGGCAACTATTCATCTATTGATATTATAGATCCTTTAACTGATGCTTTTGGTAATTATATATTGGAAGCTGATACTACTTTTGGACCTGATTTTCCAGAATGGAGTTATGTAGCACCAAATCCAACAGACTTTTATTCACCTAATATTTCTGGAGCTCAGCGTTTGCCAAATGGTAATACATTGATTTGTCAAGGGAGAGATGCGAGATTGTTCGAGATCGATACTAATGAGGATATTGTTTGGGAGTATTGGAGCCCTGTAACCAATGGTGGTATTTTGTCACAAGGTGATATTCCTATTGGAAATAGAAATGTATTTAGGGCTTTAAGGTATGAGCCAAGTTATTTAGCCTTTTCGGGTAAGGATCTTACTCCGGGCTTACCAATCGAATTAAATCCGGATTTAACAGATTGTTTAACTACAGGGGTAAAAGATTTTAAAGAGTTTGATTCTTTTAATTTAAGTCCAAATCCAGTAAATGACGTTTTAAGAATTGAAATTAATCAATTGGACGTTGATTTTGTTCGTATTTATGATATCTCGGGTCAATTGGTGTATGAAAGTAGTTTTGTTGCTCAAATTGATATTTCTAATTTAAAATCAGGCTTATATTTCGTTTCTATAGGTCAAAATACTAGAAAAATAATAAAAAGGTAG
- a CDS encoding T9SS type A sorting domain-containing protein translates to MKKYLLFLPLAFLTTIGFSQTTYIWDDGGFFPAWNQPGNWNPDGIPGPLDNVIIPAGFSAFLNSTETVNDVTVTGASAQLSCISSGLLTVNGTLIVTSGATLDVSTAGGGVTLPAGASLGNSSTGTITGSNFTVETDLTAPATWRTLAPPVVGSTLADWDDDIYTSGIGFDDAAQGGVFVSVYDYNEAEIGSLDNGYNAASSLTNGKGYLTYVDQLGVSQTLAVTGAPNNANSVTLNVNCSYSCGADDGWVLLGNPYPSTINWASCSRSNITKGAPYVLSIGGNYVTASQIASGQGFWVKASSGGASVTIPQTAKTTATTGHFKTFDEAIMLNIFSNINSFYDKAYLYEDENSSEFYDEDYDNIKLFTPNPWEVPSLSLVTNDGKDLYSNSISQLGVGESISIPVRVKVGISGDYELLINGFENILPNHEFELEDLSTGEITPVINNTVSKTLYIDNTIEEPFLILHITKSDLPTSVNEFIGNSNVKVYPNPAKDNLTFTFKENTKQNSTILITNQLGAIVKNLIVNQGTNNLNLNISDLSQGIYNYQIVSENEIISNGKIVVQ, encoded by the coding sequence ATGAAAAAATATTTACTTTTTTTACCATTAGCGTTTTTAACTACTATTGGTTTTTCACAAACAACTTATATTTGGGATGATGGTGGTTTTTTTCCTGCTTGGAATCAACCAGGTAATTGGAATCCGGATGGAATTCCTGGGCCTTTAGACAATGTAATTATACCAGCCGGATTTTCTGCTTTTCTTAATTCAACTGAGACAGTAAATGATGTGACGGTAACCGGAGCTTCTGCTCAACTAAGTTGTATTTCTTCAGGTCTTTTAACCGTGAATGGTACTCTTATAGTTACAAGTGGCGCTACACTTGACGTATCTACAGCTGGGGGAGGTGTTACCCTACCTGCAGGAGCTTCTCTTGGAAATTCATCTACAGGAACAATTACAGGAAGTAATTTTACTGTAGAAACTGATTTAACAGCACCTGCAACATGGCGAACATTAGCGCCTCCTGTTGTGGGTTCAACTCTTGCAGACTGGGATGATGACATTTATACAAGTGGAATTGGTTTTGATGATGCTGCACAAGGTGGAGTTTTTGTTTCTGTTTATGATTATAATGAAGCTGAAATTGGTTCCTTAGATAATGGTTATAATGCAGCTAGTTCTCTTACTAATGGTAAAGGTTATTTAACTTATGTTGATCAGCTTGGTGTTTCGCAAACACTAGCGGTAACTGGAGCACCTAATAATGCTAATTCTGTAACATTGAATGTAAATTGTTCTTATTCTTGTGGTGCTGATGATGGATGGGTTTTACTTGGTAATCCATATCCTTCAACAATTAATTGGGCGTCTTGCAGTAGATCAAATATTACCAAAGGTGCTCCATATGTTTTATCTATTGGAGGTAATTATGTTACTGCTTCACAAATTGCATCTGGTCAAGGATTTTGGGTTAAAGCTTCATCGGGAGGTGCTTCTGTTACAATTCCTCAAACTGCAAAAACTACAGCTACTACAGGTCATTTTAAAACCTTTGATGAGGCTATTATGTTAAATATCTTTTCAAATATAAATTCATTTTACGATAAAGCTTATTTATATGAAGATGAAAATTCATCTGAGTTTTATGATGAGGATTATGATAATATAAAGTTGTTTACGCCTAACCCATGGGAGGTTCCAAGTCTTTCATTAGTTACTAATGATGGTAAAGATTTATATTCTAATTCTATTAGTCAATTAGGAGTTGGAGAATCAATCTCTATACCTGTAAGAGTTAAAGTAGGAATTAGTGGAGATTATGAGTTGTTAATAAATGGATTTGAAAATATTCTTCCAAATCATGAATTTGAATTAGAAGATTTATCTACAGGTGAGATTACTCCTGTAATAAATAATACAGTTTCTAAAACACTATATATTGATAATACAATTGAAGAACCATTTTTGATATTACATATTACTAAATCTGATTTACCAACATCAGTAAACGAATTTATAGGTAATTCAAATGTAAAGGTTTATCCAAATCCAGCTAAAGATAATTTAACATTTACTTTTAAGGAAAATACTAAGCAAAATTCAACAATTCTAATTACTAATCAATTAGGAGCTATTGTGAAAAATCTTATTGTTAATCAAGGTACTAATAATCTTAATTTAAATATTAGTGATTTATCTCAAGGTATATACAACTATCAAATTGTTTCAGAAAATGAAATAATTTCTAACGGTAAAATTGTTGTACAATAA
- the glyA gene encoding serine hydroxymethyltransferase, producing the protein MNLDNEIFDLIQDEHHRQKEGVELIASENYVSENVLKAQGSILTNKYAEGLPFKRYYGGCEVVDEIEDIARERAKELFNAEWVNVQPHSGSQANAAVMLAVLKPGDKILGFDLSHGGHLTHGSPVNFSGKLYQTSFYGVNKETGQIDYSIIEETAKKEKPQLIIAGASAYSRDWNYEKMRAIADEVGALLMADISHPAGLIARGLLNDPMPHCHVVTTTTHKTLRGPRGGMIMMGKDFENPWGLKTPKGETKMMSQLLDAAVFPGTQGGPLEHVIAAKAVAFKESLSDGYMEYCIQLMKNAKVMAEELMKRGYGVVSGGTDNHCMLIDLRSKNITGKEAENVLVEADITVNKNMVPFDDKSPFVTSGIRVGTAAITTRGVKEAEIVKIVELIDKVITNKDNEEIIEEVRNEVNELMSNLPLFKMEESVIN; encoded by the coding sequence ATGAATTTAGATAACGAAATTTTTGATTTAATTCAAGATGAACATCACAGACAAAAAGAAGGTGTAGAATTAATCGCATCAGAAAACTATGTAAGTGAAAATGTGTTAAAAGCGCAAGGAAGCATTTTAACCAATAAATATGCAGAAGGATTACCTTTTAAAAGGTATTATGGAGGCTGTGAAGTAGTTGATGAAATTGAAGATATAGCTCGTGAAAGAGCTAAAGAATTATTTAATGCTGAATGGGTAAATGTTCAGCCTCACTCAGGTTCGCAAGCAAATGCTGCCGTAATGCTGGCAGTATTAAAACCTGGAGATAAAATTTTAGGGTTTGATCTTTCTCACGGAGGGCACTTAACTCATGGCTCACCTGTTAACTTTTCTGGAAAATTATATCAAACAAGTTTTTATGGTGTAAATAAAGAAACAGGACAAATTGATTATTCTATTATAGAAGAAACAGCAAAAAAAGAAAAACCACAATTAATTATTGCGGGAGCTTCTGCATACTCTAGAGATTGGAATTATGAAAAAATGAGAGCTATAGCTGATGAAGTTGGAGCACTTTTGATGGCAGATATTTCTCATCCAGCAGGTTTAATAGCTAGGGGGTTGTTAAATGATCCAATGCCTCATTGTCATGTTGTAACAACAACAACACACAAAACATTAAGAGGACCAAGAGGTGGTATGATAATGATGGGGAAAGACTTTGAAAATCCATGGGGATTAAAAACACCAAAGGGTGAAACTAAAATGATGAGCCAGTTATTAGATGCCGCTGTTTTCCCTGGAACACAAGGCGGCCCTTTAGAACATGTAATTGCTGCAAAGGCAGTTGCATTTAAAGAATCATTATCTGATGGTTATATGGAATATTGTATTCAATTGATGAAGAATGCAAAAGTAATGGCGGAAGAATTGATGAAAAGAGGTTATGGTGTTGTTTCAGGAGGAACTGATAACCATTGCATGTTAATTGATTTAAGAAGTAAAAATATTACTGGAAAGGAAGCTGAAAATGTTTTAGTTGAAGCTGATATTACAGTGAATAAAAATATGGTTCCATTTGATGACAAATCGCCATTTGTAACATCTGGAATTAGAGTAGGAACAGCTGCTATTACAACTAGAGGAGTAAAGGAAGCAGAAATAGTTAAAATAGTAGAACTAATAGATAAAGTAATTACTAATAAGGACAATGAAGAAATTATTGAAGAAGTTAGAAATGAAGTAAATGAATTAATGAGCAATCTTCCATTATTTAAAATGGAAGAATCAGTAATAAATTAA
- a CDS encoding PID-CTERM protein-sorting domain-containing protein translates to MFAIIMKIKEFIKKNAYTILLLLLVSFFSLDIQAAGPPGPPGGGGGPGCWPPPCVPIDGGLSLLLLAGVAYGGKKTYDISKDKKADL, encoded by the coding sequence ATGTTTGCAATCATTATGAAAATAAAAGAATTTATAAAAAAGAATGCCTACACGATACTATTACTATTGTTAGTATCTTTTTTTAGTCTTGATATTCAAGCTGCAGGTCCTCCAGGCCCTCCAGGAGGTGGTGGTGGACCAGGTTGTTGGCCTCCTCCATGCGTGCCAATTGATGGAGGTTTAAGTTTACTTCTTTTAGCTGGTGTAGCTTATGGGGGTAAAAAAACTTACGATATATCTAAAGATAAAAAGGCTGATTTATAG
- the fahA gene encoding fumarylacetoacetase, translating to MMIKANNSTLKSWIEVPENSDFPIQNIPFGVAKHNNEVFVATRIGDTVINLYKVAKLGYFNIDAEVFISCRLNDFMLLGKQVTRDVRNEISDIFVSTNTEASNNAELQKALINNKEVEMLMPISIGDYTDFYSSEQHAFNVGCLFRDPNNALLPNWKHIPVGYHGRSSSILPSGVDFHRPKGQRKAPTDEMPTFGQSNLLDFELETAFFTYEGKPIGDSISTDEADEYIFGMALLNDWSARDIQGWEYVPLGPFLGKNFASHLSCWIVTLDALEPFRVSGPVQEPKVLPYLEYKGDKHVDINLEVAIKPENTEETIVSKSNYRYMYWNMNQQLAHHSINGCNIKVGDCMGSGTISGPKESEFGSMLEISWKGTKAVKMTDGTERKFINDNDTVIMRGYAEKDGIRIGFGEVKAKVLPVK from the coding sequence ATTATGATTAAAGCAAACAATTCAACTTTAAAAAGTTGGATAGAAGTACCTGAAAATTCAGATTTTCCGATCCAAAATATACCTTTTGGCGTAGCAAAACATAATAATGAAGTTTTTGTTGCTACTCGAATTGGAGATACTGTTATCAATTTATATAAAGTAGCAAAATTAGGTTATTTTAATATAGATGCAGAAGTTTTTATCTCATGTAGATTGAATGATTTTATGCTTTTAGGAAAGCAAGTTACAAGAGATGTTAGAAATGAAATTTCAGACATTTTTGTATCGACTAATACTGAGGCTTCTAATAACGCTGAATTACAAAAAGCTTTAATTAATAATAAAGAAGTTGAAATGTTAATGCCTATATCAATAGGGGATTACACAGATTTTTATTCTAGTGAGCAACATGCTTTTAATGTAGGTTGTTTGTTTAGAGACCCAAACAATGCATTATTACCAAACTGGAAACATATTCCGGTTGGTTATCATGGTCGTTCGAGTTCTATTTTACCTTCAGGTGTTGATTTTCATCGACCAAAAGGGCAGCGAAAAGCTCCAACAGATGAAATGCCAACATTTGGTCAGTCTAATTTGTTAGACTTTGAATTAGAAACTGCTTTTTTTACATATGAAGGTAAGCCTATAGGAGATTCTATATCAACAGATGAGGCAGATGAATATATCTTTGGAATGGCATTATTAAACGATTGGAGTGCTAGAGATATTCAAGGTTGGGAATATGTGCCATTAGGTCCCTTTTTAGGGAAAAATTTTGCATCTCATTTATCTTGTTGGATTGTAACTTTAGATGCTTTAGAGCCATTTAGAGTATCAGGTCCAGTTCAAGAACCTAAAGTGTTACCTTATCTAGAGTATAAAGGAGATAAGCATGTAGATATAAACCTTGAAGTTGCTATAAAGCCTGAAAATACAGAAGAAACTATTGTTTCAAAATCAAATTACAGATACATGTATTGGAATATGAATCAACAGTTGGCACATCATTCTATAAATGGCTGTAATATTAAAGTTGGTGATTGTATGGGCTCAGGAACTATTAGTGGCCCAAAGGAGAGTGAATTTGGTTCTATGTTGGAAATAAGCTGGAAAGGAACAAAAGCTGTTAAAATGACTGATGGTACAGAACGTAAATTTATTAATGATAATGATACAGTTATTATGAGAGGTTATGCTGAAAAAGATGGTATTAGAATAGGTTTTGGTGAAGTTAAAGCAAAAGTATTACCAGTTAAATAA